In Lasioglossum baleicum unplaced genomic scaffold, iyLasBale1 scaffold2144, whole genome shotgun sequence, the DNA window ttttttctaaattcccCACGACAGTCACCGTCTAAAAGGCGGGCTCCAGGTAAAAATTTAACGTACAACGCCGTTTTTATAATTAAAGCATTACATTCTTAATCATCTTTTTTAAGAATCTACGTGGAATCatgggaaataaatttttccttGCGTTATCACGTACGCTATCAGGGCAAAATGTATCATGGAAACGCCATTACTCGAAagtcaaaagtttcttccgctttttctctcccagAAACTTTATTTCGATACGGAGGAACGAACAGCCGGGTTCATTACGTATTGTTCAAAAGAACAATACGACGAGACACGGGCGCGTACGAGTAAAAAAAAGGCCGCGGTTTCGGGGCAAGAAATTAATAGTAGCATGGCGTGACGAGAGAGAAAAAGCGGTAGAATCCAGGTCGAAGGGGAGACGTAGTAACTGTAACCCCCGaatgaattgcagaaatacaaaaCGATGAACACGCGAGTGGAAGATAAGTCCGGGATGGAGCTGGTGAACATAATCAGCGAGAACGTCGGCAGGATGCTCCGGAGGAAGATGGACGCAGTGACCTGCATCCGGATGACGGCTGAGGAGTACGCAGAAAATTGGGAGGATGACGGTGCAAATTTCACCTATGTTTCCGGAAAGTACAGCCGGGTGCTGAACGAGACGCCGCCAGAGATCCCGGAAAACATGCAGAAAAACATCAGTGCTTACAGGTTCACCGGAACAGCATTTACCTCTTTAGATTTTTATCTTTTCTGCGATTTAAAGAAACTGGAGACTAATTTAACACAGAGAAATAGTTAAAATGTAACTACTTCGTTTACGtattaatatttgtttgaaaaaaTGTGAATACATTGCGTAATCGTATTTGTTAAAGAGGCGTATGTTGCATTTAAAAAGAATCGAAGGGTTTAAAGATATAGTGCTCTtgataacaattattttaatcctTTGGTATTTTTTCGTAAATCCATTAATAACGAAATTATGATTTGTAACATTCGCGTGGTCCACCGTGTATATAGAGAAATGAAGGATAATGTTCGTCGAATGAATGCAATTATCTCACGCCGATAATAATTCGAGTGCAACGTCGAAACATTCTGGTTAGTGGGACCGGATGGAATTAGGCTGAGAAGCTTGAAACGTCTTCGACATCGATTCGTAGGTGAATGGTCGAACCACGAATTGGGTCTAGCATTCTGTCCTGGTCTGAATAATCTAGCGGTCGAAGAAATGAAAAGCATTCTCCTGAAATGTGGAAATTAAACGAAACTAGATTTAAACAAACTTTTATCAGATTATAAAATGTGTATTCGAGCTCCCGTTTCTTTATATGTAACGAAATTAATCTATTTCTTTCTGCGGAACGCAAATgtgattgttaaaaatattttcagggAGATAGAACTAATATCCGACTCGCATTTCTACAATATCCCGGTAAACACAAATTTTTCATCGATACATATACCAACAAACGTGTACGACATGTTACCAGCGGTGGCCAAGGACATCAAGAAGACCGAAGCTCTCGACAATATCTTTCGGCAAAACTACGAGTCAGACCCGGCATTGTCCTGGCAATATTTCGGGTCTGTCACGGGAATGTTGAGACAGTATCCTGCCATGCAGTGGCGGACAGATTTTGCACAAAATATGGAGAACGAAGGAGTTGGAGATGGGACTGACATTTATGATTGCAGAGTACGCAGCTGGTTCATTGAGGCAGCGACTTGTAGCAAGGACATGGTAATCCTAATGGATACCAGTGGCAGCATGACCGGCATGGGAAAGACTATTGGTGAATGAAGTCATTAGTATTTCAATCCTAAAACCGCGGGCTGGATTTCGTTCAATTCGAGTAGGAAGTAAATCGAATCAAATTACTCTTGAACCGCATGATGCAGCAGCATAACATTAACTTTGATCAGTCTGGTATCTTGTTTGCAAAGTCTTTAATTTTCCTTAACTTTACGGTTTCACTTATCTACGCATTGTTACACGCATTATATGCATTTACAAAGTTTGGAACTTATAACAGCCTACCTGGTGTGTTGGTGGAAGATGTTTTAGAGTCGTAGTTAGAATACACTTGCGGTCGGTCCGTGTAAATTGTGTAATGCATGCTCGGAATGCATCACGAATCTGAGGTTTCACGTACATTGTTTAGGGAGGATACTATGTCGGGGCAATTATATCGGCCAAACCTCcgcaaagattatgcgatctTTTTGTTATTCCTCGCGATAGAACAACTAAATCCCAATAATCGGAGAACTAAATATTATACTACGTAAAGAGTATTAAATACACCATTAAATGCAAATAAGATATCTAATATTATTCGAAAGTTCAACATTCAAATGTCTgtctttttttataaatattttttcagcaAGAACAACGGTGAACGTAATATTGGATACGCTTTCGAATAACGATTTTGTGACTGTACTGAGCTATACAAACGAGACCTACGATGTAGTGTCTTGCTTTAAGGATATGCTAATCCAAGCTACTCCAGAAAATATAGATACTTTCAAGAAAGCTATAATAAATGTGAAAACAGAGGGACTTGCTAATTTGACAGAAGCGTTCTCCAGAGCCTTCAGCCTTCTGAGCACCTATAGGGAAACACGCGGATGTGGTGCCGACACACCGTGCAATCAGTTAATTATGCTGGTCACGGATGGCGTTCCTGGAAATCTGACAGAAGTAAACAAATAGATCTTCAACATAAattattttccttttctttttttgttgaaaatatcgGTTTTTcctacttcgtgttcagcaggAAAAAGatgtatttaacaaaataattatgCTTaagcagataatttaacttgtATAAGAGTGAAAAGAATTTTCTACGAAGTATGCGTAGCGTAATAACTTATTGATCTAAATGCTATTACTCGGTGCTTAGCAAAAGACTTCTCTTGCTAATTGCTCAATTGCTGAAAAAGCGGTGTTCGTTTTTGTCGACGGACCATTTAACATTCCGTCGTTAAACCATTTAACTTGCTACCCATGCTTATGGCGATTCACCCTATCCAAGCTGTGTTTCTGCGAAATTTATATTATCAGGCTACGTTGGAAACGAGCACATTTCGCCACACAAGAAGACGCTACGCTGTCGCGAGACCGTACTAAAATTAAGTAGGTCCAGCGATTTCCACCGGAGAAAAAGGTCGCGTTTCCAGCTCTATCCTCGGCGAATAGCTCTTCAGTTGTATGAGATCCCACTCGAACCGCTGAGAGATCATAGCGATCTCTGTCTTTCtatctcttctctctcttccgTTCACTCTCCTTTCGTCTTTCTCCGATCTTCTCCTCTTTCCTTCATCTTCTCTTCTTCCCACTATCAttccctccctctctttctctcttcgcaAACTGCTCTTGTTGGTCTTTCGTGTTTGTTCCTCTTTCTTTCACCGTATGCATAAACTCTCTCCGCTGTCACGTCTTTCCTTATCGCTCTTCCTAACGCTTAGAAAACGCGTCATCAACAATAACGGTGCGACACGGTTGCATCATAATTACGCGAAACTTTATAGTCATGATTACGTATGTAGAAGACTATACATGCCGTTTCGAATGGCTCTGCTAgtgttcccttttttttttttacaaaacacgcgaatgaattttctttttttttctttctttcttccctttcgtttctctctttttttttttttttttttttttttttaacaacaaataAGGTGTTCAAAGTGTacaaattttatgaatttctgCTCAGGTATTCAAGATCTGGAATTGGCGAGATAACGATACTCATATCCCTGTCCGGGTGTTCACGTATCTTTTGGGCAAAGAAGTTACCAAAGTTCGGGAAATTCAGTGGATGGCATGTTTAAATCGTGGTTACTACACGCACGTTCACACATTGGAGGAGGTCCGGGAACaggtgttaaaatatatacctGTAGTAGCACGACCAATGGTACTGCAGGAAGTCATACACCCTGTTGTTTGGACGCATGCTTATGCAGATATTACGGTGAGATAATTAACTAATTGCCCGAATTATGTTGTCTTTGTTCGAATGTTTTTATAACTGTTTTTATAACAGTATAAATTAAGTAAATTCACGTGTAACGAATCGGTAATTACAATTACGCTACTAGTTGACTGTCAGTTGATTTTAGGTGTTtgaggaaaatgaaacatcTGGCAACAATCTTAATGATCTGTACTTTTCAAACGTATCTATGGCACTGTACCCTCTTTGAGTGTTTCACTTTGTACATAGTATCCCCAATTCTGTAAACGTTGTCATTCGCCTTCCACTAGAATCCAGCACTTGCCACATGGCTGTGGCTGGTGATGCAGCACGAGGAGCAACAATCACGACTTCAGAAATATCTGAAAGGAAAACGTCTGGGCGTGCGAATAAATGAGGACGATATCTACATACAGCAGGTTCAAAGCAAACAACAATCACGCCTGTAGCTTTAAAGCTGCCTTATCGTGTTCAATGCGCGCTCTCCCCTGGCATTTAGTTGATCGTAGAACTAGTAGTGTCGTCCAACAGATAAATCTAGGCAAATCCTGCAAATAATTATTTGTAACCCTTATGTCTCGTCCGTATTTAATCGTTTTCCCTTTTCTCCTCAAATTGATTTAGTTAAACCCATcgaaagaaacaattttttgttcACCTATCGTTAATGGGGTTTGAATAGAAGTATAGTCCCTCATTTTTTTGCATGTAATTTTCTTTAGAAACTTAGATCTAGCTACAAAGTTTGCAAAGGTAAACGATTAGGCAAAAGCAAACAAGACTGCACAACGTCTATACAATGTTTATGGTTCTTTGAATCTTATGCTATATTAAGCATTATTATCCTTTTTTATATATAGTTTGATTTGGCACTAGTTTAATACTCGTTAGGCCACAGAATAACATAAAACAAATAGGGTATAATATAGCTGCAatggaaagaaaattaatatacgTGTATCTCCAACAATGTATAGATCCACAAGGATGAGGACGTTCGGCAGGATACATCTCTATTGAACACGACAGCCCGGCAGGAATACAAACTCCTTATCTCTGTCAGCACGCCAGTATTCGACCGTAAAGGGAATCGCAACAATCAAACAAGAATGGCGAATTTACTAGGTGTGGCCGGCACGGATGTACCAATTGATGACATCCGAGAACTCACATTGCCATACAAGTTAGGTGTGAATGGATACGCCTTCATCGTGTCGAACAACGGATTCGTGATACTGCACCCGGACTTGAGGCCCGTTTTCAAAGGCAATCTGAAGCTCAATTACAACAGTATCGACCTCACGGAAGTGGAAATCTTGGATGATGGTCGAGGTCCTAGGTAGTTTACACGAGAAACTGAATTAGatcttctttcttccttttttaaatttgtatcTATTATACCAAAATACTCTATGCTTCAAGACTGGCCCGTGATATCAGGCATACATTTCTCTTATTAATTTCTCTTTGGTTTCTTTTGAAATTTGAGTTATACATAAACATGAAAAGAGATTACGATAGCAAGGGATCATGAATCAGTAAATATCGCTTCCGCGCTAACCACAGAGATTTAAAGTGAGCTTCTATTAAAAACGAGTGCAGGAATCCTGGGCCAGAAGTGTTGGAACTGCGTGCCGCGTTGGTGGACCATAAAAAAGGCAGCTTGAAAGGGATACCCGTGAAATTGCATTACGACGACAACCGTCGGGTGACTCTTGAAAGACGTGACTATTTCTACGCGCCTCTCCCCGGAACACCTTTCGGTCTTGCGGTTGCTATACCGAACTATGGCACACGTTGGATCAAGGTAATCTTTTCTCGATATCACGTGTACACACGCATTGCTAGAAGTTTACGGAAGCTCGGAGTTTCCCGGCTAGTTCCGCTGATCCCGATGCCACGGGCTTGACTCGGCGTTCTTGAGATTGTGGAACGCATAAACTTTGAGATCTAGAACAAGCTTAGATAGTAAACACCAACTGTCTGCGGAAGCTTCTTAATAAGCGATCGACCATGCGAAATTTCTTACGGTG includes these proteins:
- the LOC143221286 gene encoding voltage-dependent calcium channel subunit alpha-2/delta-3-like, which encodes MQRRIDSWIALAVCLLCTGCLAKDSYIVTRWAETLGAELWELAEKVARAEELLSKYKTMNTRVEDKSGMELVNIISENVGRMLRRKMDAVTCIRMTAEEYAENWEDDGANFTYVSGKYSRVLNETPPEIPENMQKNISAYREIELISDSHFYNIPVNTNFSSIHIPTNVYDMLPAVAKDIKKTEALDNIFRQNYESDPALSWQYFGSVTGMLRQYPAMQWRTDFAQNMENEGVGDGTDIYDCRVRSWFIEAATCSKDMVILMDTSGSMTGMGKTIARTTVNVILDTLSNNDFVTVLSYTNETYDVVSCFKDMLIQATPENIDTFKKAIINVKTEGLANLTEAFSRAFSLLSTYRETRGCGADTPCNQLIMLVTDGVPGNLTEVFKIWNWRDNDTHIPVRVFTYLLGKEVTKVREIQWMACLNRGYYTHVHTLEEVREQVLKYIPVVARPMVLQEVIHPVVWTHAYADITNPALATWLWLVMQHEEQQSRLQKYLKGKRLGVRINEDDIYIQQIHKDEDVRQDTSLLNTTARQEYKLLISVSTPVFDRKGNRNNQTRMANLLGVAGTDVPIDDIRELTLPYKLGVNGYAFIVSNNGFVILHPDLRPVFKGNLKLNYNSIDLTEVEILDDGRGPRNPGPEVLELRAALVDHKKGSLKGIPVKLHYDDNRRVTLERRDYFYAPLPGTPFGLAVAIPNYGTRWIKVGDEIRRNQNMNVNISNFFLGNNWRVHPSWVYCRYHYLEGHKFDNPEEELKHFLRMLNDPSWRWAEQYEAYSIREDETDYVPNCGRQTLSHDDYYCNKELMQLLVFDAKATNASFNDKFILEDPRAKHLAKVYGIFLRFVATQSGLTRWHHLDSNNISKTDDDIAFGDLHRRAVNEPWYKGAIFQNNLDPNSISLSVPWAAGADAIVTVSIGIFPKDGGKTAPAAVIGFQMPLTSLYKRFIKLTSGPSNSTLMNCNHNWIDCYLLDQNGYVVISDAHNDTGQFMGTQEGAVMNSMVGQGLYNPVDIYDYQAWCEEVRISDAASTLMDPLMYVWKLLLWFLLRVTWFTTQFVNLPVSFAKVHFDEDTPDPPPPPQPYLYHYPCDQKRILYMINNTIASQGITNHSDYCSRPFYARRVPHTNLLLVVVDAMYSTCYKRLEVTPVSISPLEYTNGSESAPCHKIPLNDLKRRRLEGCFTEHPLEHEIEDCGGASELTVSLLLFSTVIARMLCAFI